A window of Paenibacillus sp. 19GGS1-52 contains these coding sequences:
- a CDS encoding GlsB/YeaQ/YmgE family stress response membrane protein: MSFLWMLIVGGVIGWLAGLIMGRDIPGGVIGNIIAGILGSWLGGMLLGSWGPKVSDFYVFPSLVGAIVLIFIVSLILRSVGGRSRS; encoded by the coding sequence ATGAGTTTTTTGTGGATGTTGATTGTTGGTGGAGTCATTGGCTGGTTGGCGGGTCTGATCATGGGCAGAGATATTCCAGGAGGTGTTATCGGTAATATTATTGCCGGTATTCTGGGCTCATGGCTTGGCGGAATGCTGCTGGGAAGCTGGGGACCTAAAGTAAGTGATTTCTACGTGTTCCCATCTCTGGTCGGAGCTATCGTGCTGATCTTTATTGTCAGCCTAATTCTTCGTTCTGTTGGCGGACGCAGCCGTTCATAA
- a CDS encoding cytochrome c biogenesis protein CcdC produces MGNINPSLLHIGSTLGAVFMALMVIVIRLKASSRPVTIRKIWIPPLGMSTGFAMFVVPEVRFPLWWAAIAFLTGWFIFAYPLIRSTIFEQRDGQIFAQRSKSFAFILLGLLLVRTLLHEFINQYVSVPQSGGLFFILAFGMIVHWRLFMYKRYNVLAPPETRLPEPRV; encoded by the coding sequence ATGGGCAATATAAACCCCTCGCTTCTACATATTGGCTCCACTTTGGGGGCCGTGTTCATGGCGCTGATGGTTATTGTTATTCGTCTAAAAGCAAGCTCCCGTCCGGTTACCATCCGTAAGATATGGATTCCCCCACTCGGCATGTCGACTGGCTTTGCCATGTTCGTCGTACCTGAAGTAAGGTTTCCCCTATGGTGGGCGGCAATCGCCTTCTTGACCGGCTGGTTCATCTTTGCGTATCCTCTAATTCGCAGTACTATCTTTGAGCAACGAGACGGGCAGATCTTCGCCCAGCGCTCCAAGAGCTTCGCCTTTATTCTGCTCGGGCTGCTTCTAGTCCGCACACTGCTACATGAATTTATCAATCAGTATGTTTCCGTTCCGCAGTCCGGTGGACTCTTCTTCATTCTGGCCTTCGGCATGATTGTCCACTGGAGACTGTTCATGTATAAACGTTATAACGTGCTGGCTCCGCCGGAGACTCGTCTTCCTGAGCCACGGGTATAA
- a CDS encoding lactonase family protein has translation MERYDEMLFYVGTYKPKGEKALLLCSLNLISGEIRNLAGISGIESPSYLAVNSTKSVLYAVSEQEEGEIHAFSIDARTRELSPLGSQRTEGGSPCYVSISPKDDFIFVSNYMGGNVNVFPLNGDGSLQVMSDQVRHQGSGLRQDRQEAPHPHSVIPDSSGGRILVCDLGLDQIVLYQTEEGKLIKHHEVNLPPGSGPRHLAVHPSGQWVYLINELNSTVTVFESDEQLGALGILQQINTLPESYSAGSNDTAADIHISPCGRFLYASNRGHDSIVLFHIHASTGLLEVADWQKSGGRTPRNFAIIGGVLLAANQNSGNITSFTIDADTGRLIPTGNILEIASPVCITAV, from the coding sequence ATGGAACGTTACGATGAAATGTTGTTTTATGTTGGAACCTATAAGCCTAAAGGAGAGAAGGCCCTTCTCTTATGCTCTTTGAATTTGATCTCTGGGGAGATTAGAAATCTGGCAGGAATCTCAGGTATTGAGAGTCCGTCATATTTAGCTGTAAATAGCACAAAAAGTGTATTGTACGCGGTTAGTGAGCAGGAAGAGGGTGAGATTCATGCCTTTTCCATTGATGCTCGCACCAGAGAATTATCGCCACTTGGGAGCCAACGGACTGAAGGAGGATCTCCTTGTTATGTTTCTATCAGCCCGAAGGATGATTTCATATTCGTCTCCAATTATATGGGGGGAAATGTCAATGTATTCCCTCTGAATGGTGATGGCTCACTTCAAGTCATGTCTGACCAGGTTAGACATCAGGGCTCGGGGCTTCGCCAAGACCGCCAAGAGGCGCCGCATCCCCATTCCGTTATTCCGGACAGCAGCGGTGGGCGTATACTCGTCTGTGATCTGGGTCTAGATCAAATTGTGCTCTACCAGACTGAAGAAGGCAAACTGATTAAGCACCATGAGGTGAACCTGCCACCTGGTTCAGGGCCACGCCATCTCGCTGTTCACCCTTCGGGACAATGGGTATATCTAATCAATGAGCTGAATAGTACAGTCACTGTATTTGAAAGCGATGAGCAGCTTGGAGCACTGGGAATATTGCAGCAGATCAACACGCTTCCAGAATCCTATAGTGCGGGTAGCAATGATACTGCCGCCGACATTCATATTTCACCGTGCGGACGGTTTCTGTATGCTTCCAACCGGGGACATGATAGCATTGTCCTGTTTCATATTCATGCTTCCACTGGTTTGCTTGAGGTAGCGGACTGGCAGAAATCAGGTGGACGTACGCCGCGAAACTTCGCTATCATTGGGGGGGTCCTGCTTGCCGCTAACCAGAATAGCGGTAATATCACCTCGTTTACTATCGATGCTGACACAGGCAGATTGATTCCTACAGGCAATATACTGGAGATAGCTTCGCCGGTCTGCATTACGGCGGTATGA